In Vicia villosa cultivar HV-30 ecotype Madison, WI unplaced genomic scaffold, Vvil1.0 ctg.000881F_1_1, whole genome shotgun sequence, one DNA window encodes the following:
- the LOC131631927 gene encoding calmodulin binding protein PICBP, producing MVQRKVPNKPSIQTQHVIKSDKFSTNMKLSSSSSSSSSSSHHQNHDEKTKLSKKMKKSNSTKLSHLETLQLQTTPLSRKTTTTTKDVSPNYMKPTSSSQSKKELFHVSLRKTQSCSVSKNLATKFSSDYSCKKPSLSLVRTLTKTTSFKGSRNSPRKSTRATCSSTLKDSNFPSYLELNHGGTELEGSSVMRVCSYSYCSLNGHHHHHGDNLPPLKTFVASRRRVLKRVKLEALSPRSPRSRRLKAMCEVGKKDCDVEQNVFDEKPECDEIDMDFFLEIYASERKDEKSEGEEEIGKVEFLEEVEGCEDIIKSTIEDDGVEADFMKEVKDQEKREDADEEEQSSWSHEEMSMEDVDNNTDDSDSERFYGFDQEHDADSSVYADEENDSKDESLSQSSHDVSVTWLDDIISSYYDDIILLDGSLKESKSEEIIYLEEESHDGMISFVLDDKIGSNETQEIGYPTTDVECDRSSLADETFEYLTNSEEKVQENEDFKRGEKNQIQSSPNEFELCPLKLTVTDETLNVDVITHGQEDHIPLVDVVEESIKDIQNQGRGNKRASCIVHEEENVRESRKGVIRRKMCVDDDDEMRKFNPRDPNFLPLVPEKEKEKVDLRHQMMDERKNAEDWMVDCALRQVVNKLAPARKKKVALLVEAFETVIPKCESHLRNNSRFVHAC from the coding sequence ATGGTTCAAAGAAAGGTCCCAAACAAGCCTAGTATCCAAACACAACATGTTATCAAATCAGACAAATTCTCAACAAACATGAAactatcttcatcatcatcttcatcatcatcttcttctcatcatcaaaaccatgatGAAAAAACTAAACTTTCcaagaaaatgaagaaatcaaactcaaccaaactctcTCATCTTGAGACTCTTCAACTTCAAACAACACCACTTtcaagaaaaacaacaacaacaacaaaagatgTTTCACCAAATTACATGAAGCCCACAAGTAGTTCTCAATCAAAAAAGGAACTTTTTCATGTAAGTCTTAGAAAAACTCAATCTTGTTCTGTTTCTAAGAATCTTGCTACAAAATTTTCAAGTGATTATTCATGTAAAAAACCTAGTTTGAGTTTGGTTAGAACATTAACAAAAACAACTAGTTTTAAGGGTTCTAGAAATTCTCCTAGAAAATCAACAAGGGCTACTTGTTCTTCCACTTTGAAAGATTCAAACTTTCCTTCATATCTTGAGCTGAATCATGGTGGAACTGAGTTAGAGGGAAGTTCAGTTATGAGGGTTTGTTCTTATAGTTATTGTTCTCTTAAtgggcatcatcatcatcatggtgATAATTTGCCTCCTTTGAAGACTTTTGTGGCGTCGAGGAGGCGCGTTTTGAAGCGTGTGAAGCTCGAAGCGCTTAGTCCTCGAAGCCCTCGAAGTCGAAGATTGAAGGCGATGTGTGAGGTGGGAAAGAAGGACTGTGATGTTGAGCAGAATGTGTTTGATGAAAAACCTGAATGTGATGAAATTGATATGGATTTCTTCCTTGAAATCTATGCTAGTGAAAGAAAAGATGAGAAATCGGAAGGGGAAGAAGAAATTGGAAAAGTCGAGTTTTTGGAAGAGGTTGAGGGTTGTGAAGATATCATCAAGTCTACAATTGAAGATGATGGTGTAGAAGCAGATTTTATGAAAGAGGTTAAGGATCAAGAGAAACGCGAAGATGCTGATGAAGAAGAGCAATCTAGTTGGTCTCATGAAGAAATGAGTATGGAAGATGTTGACAATAACACGGATGATTCTGATTCCGAACGGTTCTATGGATTTGATCAGGAACATGATGCGGATTCTTCTGTTTACGCGGATGAGGAAAATGACTCGAAAGATGAATCTTTGTCCCAGAGTTCTCATGATGTATCGGTGACATGGTTAGACGATATCATTAGCAGCTATTACGATGACATTATTCTGCTTGATGGATCACTCAAAGAATCCAAATCTGAAGAAATCATCTATCTTGAAGAAGAATCTCATGATGGCATGATTAGTTTTGTCCTTGACGACAAAATTGGAAGCAACGAGACTCAAGAAATCGGTTATCCTACCACTGACGTCGAATGTGACCGATCTTCTTTGGCAGATGAAACATTTGAGTACCTAACAAATTCTGAAGAGAAAGTTCAAGAGAACGAAGATTTCAAGAGAGGGGAGAAAAACCAAATTCAATCGTCTCCGAATGAATTTGAACTTTGTCCGTTGAAGCTAACGGTGACAGACGAAACTCTTAACGTTGATGTGATAACTCATGGACAGGAGGACCATATTCCATTAGTCGATGTTGTTGAAGAAAGCATCAAAGATATTCAAAATCAAGGAAGAGGTAATAAAAGAGCAAGTTGCATAGTTCACGAAGAGGAAAACGTGAGAGAGAGTCGGAAAGGTGTGATTAGAAGAAAGATGTGTGTTGACGACGATGATGAAATGAGAAAATTCAATCCAAGAGATCCGAATTTCCTTCCACTGGTTcctgaaaaagaaaaggaaaaagtcGATTTGAGGCATCAAATGATGGACGAGCGAAAGAATGCGGAGGATTGGATGGTTGATTGTGCACTAAGGCAAGTTGTTAACAAGCTTGCTCCTGCTAGGAAGAAGAAAGTTGCATTGCTAGTTGAAGCCTTTGAAACTGTTATACCTAAATGTGAATCACATTTGAGAAACAATTCAAGGTTTGTTCATGCATGCTAG